In the genome of Calothrix sp. PCC 6303, the window GCACATTAGCCAACGTCAAAACTATGACTCCATCTCAACTAAAAGAGACTGGAGCGCAAATGATCTTATCCAACACCTACCACCTCCATCTCCAACCTGGTGAAGACATTGTTGCAGGTGGTGGAGGTTTACACAAATTTATGGCTTGGGATGGTCCGATTCTCACCGATTCCGGAGGATTCCAAGTATTTAGCTTGAGTGAGATGCGAAAAATTACCGAAGAAGGTGTAACTTTCCGCTCACCCCGCGATGGCAAAATTATTAATTTGACCCCAGAACGTTCCATCCAAATTCAAAATACCCTGGGTGCAGACGTGATTATGGCATTTGATGAATGTCCACCCTACCCAGCCACCCGTGAGGAAGTAGAAGCCGCCACAGGGCGAACATATCGCTGGTTAGAACGCTGTATCCAAGCCCATGAACGGGATGATCAAGCCCTATTTGGCATCGTTCAAGGCGGTGTATATTTAGATTTACGCGCCCAAGCAGCCACTAATTTAGTCGGTTTCGATTTACCAGGTTACGCCATTGGTGGAGTCAGCGTTGGTGAACCCCCTGAACTCATAGCCAAAATAGTTCAAGCCACTACACCCATGTTGCCTGTCAACAAACCCCGCTACCTCATGGGAGTGGGAACATACCGAGAAATGGCTCAAGCGATCGCATCCGGGATAGACTTGTTTGATTGCGTAATTCCCACCCGTTGGGCAAGACATGCCACAGCAATGGTACAAGGTGAACGTTGGAACCTCAAAAATGCCAAATTCCGCGAAGATTTCCGTCCCCTAGATGAAACCTGTCCTTGTTACACCTGCCAAAACTTCAGTAGAGCATACATTTCACACCTAGTGCGATCGCAAGAACTCCTCGCGTACACCCTACTGAGCATCCACAACATCACAGAACTCATTCGCTTCACCCAAAAAATTCGCCAATCCATCCTCAACGACACCTTCACCACCGAATTTGCCCATTGGTTACAACCAGAATCTCATCCCGAATCATAATTGTTCCCTTATAACTTTCAACTCGAAACTGAATGCATGTTAAAATACATTTCAAATATTAAAGCTGTGTTGGATAGGTAGATTTAAACAAACATGGAAGCAGCACTACTGTTAGCAAAATTGCCAGAAGCTTACCAAATCTTTAATCCTTTGGTAGACGTTCTTCCCGTAATTCCCGTATTCTTTCTGCTGCTAGCCTTTGTATGGCAAGCAGCCGTGGGTTTTAGATAGGTTTATCTATCCCCATTTACCGTAGGCAATAGACAGGTAACTCACCTGTCTTATTTTTTTCTCAAAATTATTTTAAATTCTTAATCAAACTTAATATTCTGCAACTTACAAGATTATACTTAATAAAGATTTACAAAAATAGACCAAGTTCCTATCAAGAATAATATCTGTCATTGCGACCAGAGGAAAGGAATCTAATCATCTTGAAACCACTACGACGCAACTTGGTATTAGAACTAATCTTTCAAGACGCTAACCAAAAAGCTTAACTTTCCCTCATTCAAATAAAAAAGGAGGCATTCAAACATGGGAAACATTAACTTCGCCAACGAAAACAAAGAAGTCATCGCCGCTGATGGGGCAAATCTTCGCCTCAAAGCCATGGAAAACGGCATTGACATTTACAAAACCTGGGGAAAAATGATGAATTGCGGCGGTTATGGGCAGTGTGGACACTGTGCTGTACAAGTCATAGATGGGATGGAAAATCTTTCCCCACGTACCGATGCCGAAAACAAATTATTAAAGAAAAAACCCGATAATTTCCGTCTTGCTTGTCAAAGTATTGTCAATGGGGCAGTAACTATAGCTACCAAGCCTTAGAATCATCAGTAGTCGATGAAGCACTACAAATGGCTTATAAGCTGCTACGCAGCTAAATTATATAAATTCAAAAACTATAACCTTTGTGGTGCGGGCATCCTGCCCGCTTTAGATATACAAATTAGGCGCTTAACAGCTTAGGAATCTAAAATAGGACTTACGCAATCGTAACGAGAAAACCAGACTTTGAGTAGGCGAAGCCAGCCTAAAAGGCTTATGCGAGTCTGCGACAAGCCGCTTTGCGTCTACCTTGCGTCGCAATAACGTAATTGCGTATTCCTTGCGTAAGTTCTGTAAAATATGGTGTGTGACACTACGGAATATCCTGGTATCAAAAATCAACATTGATACGGTGTCCCTCACCACAGTTCGGTTGTGAAAGGGAAAATAAAACTTTTTACCAACTAAACCCGCGAAAAAGCAGGAGGATAAACAACCTCACCTTGATACTTTACTTGAAAGTTTTTGAAAATCTTCACCATAAAAACATCCTCTGGAACATCAAAAGGACATTTAATATCATAAATTGCTGACGACATGAATCCGAAGCGATTATAAAACGAAGGAGAACCAAGTACAATCGCTAAAGCTTCACCCATCGCATCAGCTTTTTCCAAACCAGCTTTAATTAGATTACTACCAATACCCTGCTTTTGAAACTCAGGAATCACAGCTACAGGTGCTAAACTAAGTACCCGCAATCTTTCTTCCCCAATTAACTCAATATAGCTGAACATAATATGAGCAACTACAATATCATCAATTTCCGCTACTAAGGAAAGTTCAGGGATATAAAAGTTAGAATTACGAACTTCTGTAATCAAATTAGCTTCATTTTCCCTTGCAAATGCTAAGGTATTGACTTCAGATATTCTCAAATAGTCTTGATAATTTTCAACACGAATTTTCATGCTTTTGACTAGCCTCTAAATCCCTAACGTTTTCCAACAGTATTTTTAAAAGCTTCCCTTACTGTCATTTTATCCAAATAAGAATTAATCGCTGGATATTGAGTGTAATCTACAGGAACAAGAATTTTGGCATAATATAAATACGAAACAACGGCAATATCTGCGGCACTAAGTTTATTTCCTACTAAAAACGATTTGTCTTGCAAAATCTGATTGAGTGCTACTAACAAATTAGGCATTTCCCTTTTACGTTTATCTTCGGTAAACAAAGCCGGGGATAAAGTGGTATTAGCAAAAAACACCCACTGCATAACTTGAGCAGATTCCTCTAACGAAGTAGATTTTTTGTCATATTTTTCGGCTAAATATAATAAAATTGCTCCAGATTCCCATAACTTCAAATTTCCATCTACAATTGCTGGTACTTTCCCCAGCGAATTGATAGCCAAATATTCAGGTTTACGGTTTTCTCCAGCACTGATATTTAGGGAAATATATTCATAAGGAATACCCAATTCTTCCAAATACCATTGCACCATGGGAGTCCTTGTTTTCACACCTCCATATAGCTTCAGCTTTATTTGATTAGAAGTAGAAGCAGGAGTCACATTTTTTTGAGGAAGAGGTGCAGCTTGTACGGAAAATATAGGAAAATAAAAATATGCGATCGCGCTTGTGAATGCAAGTAGTTTAAGAGTTAGTTGTTGGAGCATAGTTAAATAGTTATATATTGATACTTTGCGTTCAACTTACAAAGATACACTGTAGTATATAACAGAAAATTCTGAGCATTTTATCTTATGAAAAATATACTCTCCTCAAGCTTTTCAGCCTAACTCATTTAACCGCTTCAATCCCAACAAAGCAGCACCATAAGCAGGTTCAAATCTAGGAAGAATAATTTTGGCATTTGGATAGATTGTAGTTACAGACTGAATAAATCTCTCTCTCATTCTTGATTTAGACTGCCAAACACTACCAACTGTCACAATTTCAAAAATATCATTACTTTCCTGCTTATTAACTTGTGAATGTAGGGAAAACCCTAATGCATCAATGACTACCGAAGTTGCTTTAACTAACTCTCTTACAGCCTCATCAATAATCTGATTAGCGATTTCATCTCCTTCTACAGCTGCATTATCAACAATAATCGCCAAACCCGCAATCTCTTTCACACCCCATCCACTTCGATATACAACTTCCACTGAATCTTCCATATTTTGCAACTTCAAATAGCTTTGAAAACCCTTCAACAAACTAGTTGCTTTTCCTCGTCCATCATAAAATTGCATCGCCATTTGTAACCCAGTCACAGCAATTTTATAAGCACTACCTTCATCACCCAAAAGATAACCCCAACCGCCAACACGTTTAGTAATTCCCTGTTGATTAATTCCAAAAATTATGGAACCAGTTCCAGCAGCAACAACAATCCCGATATCATTTCCAATTCCACCAACCAAAGCAATTAAAGCATCATGACAGATGATTATTTTTCGTCGTAAATCCAATTCCCACTCGACACAGAAATTTAGACTAATTTGTAAATCAGCAACAATACTTTCTACTACTTCTCTATCCTGAATCCGAGCAACACCAGCTAAACCTAAGCAAATTGCCGTGACTTTAATTTTATCACTAAGATTATTTATTCGATGCTCTATTTTCCCTAATGCTTCAGCAGTTGCACTAAAAATTGCCGCTTCAATAGACTGAAAAGTAGCACTAACTCCAATAGTTTGATAATTTGATGCACCAGCTTCACCACGTCCCCATATTTTTCCTTGAATATCCATCAAGACACATACTGTTTTGCTTCCACCACCATCTATTCCTAAGATATATTCCATGAATATTATTGATAATTTGAT includes:
- a CDS encoding N-acetylglucosamine kinase, whose amino-acid sequence is MEYILGIDGGGSKTVCVLMDIQGKIWGRGEAGASNYQTIGVSATFQSIEAAIFSATAEALGKIEHRINNLSDKIKVTAICLGLAGVARIQDREVVESIVADLQISLNFCVEWELDLRRKIIICHDALIALVGGIGNDIGIVVAAGTGSIIFGINQQGITKRVGGWGYLLGDEGSAYKIAVTGLQMAMQFYDGRGKATSLLKGFQSYLKLQNMEDSVEVVYRSGWGVKEIAGLAIIVDNAAVEGDEIANQIIDEAVRELVKATSVVIDALGFSLHSQVNKQESNDIFEIVTVGSVWQSKSRMRERFIQSVTTIYPNAKIILPRFEPAYGAALLGLKRLNELG
- a CDS encoding photosystem II reaction center protein K, whose product is MEAALLLAKLPEAYQIFNPLVDVLPVIPVFFLLLAFVWQAAVGFR
- a CDS encoding glutathione S-transferase family protein, which codes for MLQQLTLKLLAFTSAIAYFYFPIFSVQAAPLPQKNVTPASTSNQIKLKLYGGVKTRTPMVQWYLEELGIPYEYISLNISAGENRKPEYLAINSLGKVPAIVDGNLKLWESGAILLYLAEKYDKKSTSLEESAQVMQWVFFANTTLSPALFTEDKRKREMPNLLVALNQILQDKSFLVGNKLSAADIAVVSYLYYAKILVPVDYTQYPAINSYLDKMTVREAFKNTVGKR
- a CDS encoding GNAT family N-acetyltransferase, producing MKIRVENYQDYLRISEVNTLAFARENEANLITEVRNSNFYIPELSLVAEIDDIVVAHIMFSYIELIGEERLRVLSLAPVAVIPEFQKQGIGSNLIKAGLEKADAMGEALAIVLGSPSFYNRFGFMSSAIYDIKCPFDVPEDVFMVKIFKNFQVKYQGEVVYPPAFSRV
- a CDS encoding 2Fe-2S iron-sulfur cluster-binding protein; translated protein: MGNINFANENKEVIAADGANLRLKAMENGIDIYKTWGKMMNCGGYGQCGHCAVQVIDGMENLSPRTDAENKLLKKKPDNFRLACQSIVNGAVTIATKP
- the tgt gene encoding tRNA guanosine(34) transglycosylase Tgt, which gives rise to MSAQFSYQVLATSSQSKARAGVFNTPHGIVETPRFMPVGTLANVKTMTPSQLKETGAQMILSNTYHLHLQPGEDIVAGGGGLHKFMAWDGPILTDSGGFQVFSLSEMRKITEEGVTFRSPRDGKIINLTPERSIQIQNTLGADVIMAFDECPPYPATREEVEAATGRTYRWLERCIQAHERDDQALFGIVQGGVYLDLRAQAATNLVGFDLPGYAIGGVSVGEPPELIAKIVQATTPMLPVNKPRYLMGVGTYREMAQAIASGIDLFDCVIPTRWARHATAMVQGERWNLKNAKFREDFRPLDETCPCYTCQNFSRAYISHLVRSQELLAYTLLSIHNITELIRFTQKIRQSILNDTFTTEFAHWLQPESHPES